In the genome of Burkholderia diffusa, one region contains:
- a CDS encoding NADH:ubiquinone reductase (Na(+)-transporting) subunit F, translating into MSHQLTIEPLGVTIEVEEGQTMLDAALRQGIYIPHACCHGLCGTCKVAVLDGEIDLGDANPFALMDFEREEGKALACCATLQADTVIEADVDEEPDAEIIPVKDFAADVTRIEQLTPTIKSIRLKLSQPIHFQAGQYVQLEIPGLGQSRAFSIANAPADVAATGEIELNVRQVPGGLGTGYLHEQLATGDRMRLSGPYGRFFVRRSAARPMIFMAGGSGLSSPRSMIADLLASGVTAPITLVYGQRNAKELYYHDEFRALAERYPNFTYVPALSEGAPDAGGDVAQGFVHDVAKAHFDGDFSGHQAYLCGPPAMIDACITTLMQGRLFERDIYHEKFISAADAQQTRSPLFRRV; encoded by the coding sequence ATGAGCCACCAACTTACCATCGAGCCGCTGGGCGTGACGATCGAGGTCGAGGAAGGACAGACGATGCTCGATGCCGCGCTGCGCCAGGGCATCTACATTCCGCATGCGTGCTGTCACGGCCTGTGCGGCACCTGCAAGGTCGCAGTGCTCGACGGCGAAATCGATCTCGGCGACGCGAACCCGTTCGCGCTGATGGATTTCGAGCGCGAGGAGGGCAAGGCGCTCGCGTGCTGCGCGACGCTGCAGGCAGACACCGTGATCGAGGCCGACGTCGACGAGGAGCCGGACGCGGAAATCATTCCGGTCAAGGACTTCGCGGCCGACGTGACGCGCATCGAGCAGCTCACGCCGACCATCAAGTCGATCCGGCTGAAGCTGTCGCAGCCGATCCATTTCCAGGCGGGCCAGTACGTGCAGCTGGAGATTCCCGGGCTCGGGCAGAGTCGCGCGTTCTCGATCGCGAACGCGCCGGCCGACGTCGCGGCGACCGGCGAGATCGAGCTGAACGTGCGCCAGGTGCCGGGCGGGCTCGGCACCGGCTATCTGCACGAGCAACTGGCAACCGGCGACCGCATGCGCCTGTCGGGCCCGTACGGCCGCTTCTTCGTGCGCCGCTCGGCGGCGCGGCCGATGATCTTCATGGCAGGCGGGTCGGGGCTGTCGAGCCCGCGCTCGATGATCGCGGACCTGCTCGCGAGCGGCGTCACAGCGCCGATCACGCTCGTCTACGGCCAGCGCAACGCGAAGGAGCTGTACTACCACGACGAATTCCGCGCGCTGGCCGAACGTTACCCGAACTTCACGTACGTGCCGGCGCTGTCCGAAGGCGCGCCGGATGCAGGCGGTGACGTCGCGCAAGGGTTCGTGCACGACGTCGCGAAGGCGCATTTCGATGGCGACTTCTCGGGGCATCAGGCGTACCTGTGCGGACCGCCCGCGATGATCGACGCGTGCATCACGACGCTGATGCAGGGCCGCCTGTTCGAGCGCGACATCTATCACGAGAAGTTCATCTCGGCGGCCGACGCGCAACAGACGCGCAGCCCGCTGTTCCGGCGGGTGTGA
- a CDS encoding acetaldehyde dehydrogenase (acetylating), whose amino-acid sequence MTRKIRCALIGPGNIGTDLLAKLMRSPLLEPVWMVGIDPDSDGLKRARELGLKTTADGVDGLLPHVQADGVQIAFDATSAYVHAENSRKLKALGVLMIDLTPAAIGPYCVPPVNLKDHIGSGEMNVNMVTCGGQATIPMVRAISRVQPVAYGEIVATVSSRSVGPGTRKNIDEFTRTTAAAVAQVGGANEGKAIIVINPADPPLIMRDTVHCLTESAPDEARIVESVHAMIADVQRYVPGYRLVNGPVFDGNRVSVYLEVEGLGDYLPKYAGNLDIMTAAAARTAEMFAEEMLAGRLTLASAAQAA is encoded by the coding sequence ATGACCCGAAAGATCCGTTGCGCGCTGATCGGCCCCGGCAACATCGGCACCGACCTGCTCGCCAAGCTGATGCGCAGCCCCCTGCTCGAACCCGTGTGGATGGTCGGCATCGATCCCGATTCCGATGGCCTGAAGCGCGCGCGAGAACTCGGCCTCAAGACCACCGCGGACGGCGTCGACGGCCTGCTGCCGCACGTGCAGGCGGACGGCGTGCAGATCGCGTTCGACGCGACGAGCGCATACGTCCACGCGGAAAACAGCCGCAAGCTGAAAGCGCTCGGCGTGCTGATGATCGACCTGACGCCGGCGGCGATCGGTCCGTATTGCGTGCCGCCGGTCAACCTTAAGGATCACATCGGCTCTGGCGAGATGAACGTGAACATGGTCACGTGCGGCGGCCAGGCGACGATTCCGATGGTGCGCGCGATCTCGCGCGTGCAGCCGGTCGCGTACGGCGAGATCGTCGCGACCGTGTCGTCGCGCTCGGTCGGCCCGGGCACCCGCAAGAACATCGACGAATTCACGCGCACGACGGCCGCGGCCGTCGCGCAGGTCGGCGGCGCGAACGAGGGCAAGGCAATCATCGTGATCAACCCGGCGGATCCGCCGCTGATCATGCGCGACACCGTGCATTGCCTGACGGAAAGCGCGCCCGACGAAGCGCGCATCGTCGAATCGGTGCACGCGATGATCGCCGACGTGCAGCGTTACGTGCCCGGCTACCGGCTCGTCAACGGGCCGGTGTTCGACGGCAATCGCGTGTCGGTCTATCTCGAGGTCGAAGGCCTCGGCGACTACCTGCCGAAATACGCGGGCAACCTCGACATCATGACGGCCGCCGCCGCGCGCACGGCCGAGATGTTCGCCGAGGAAATGCTGGCCGGCCGCCTCACGCTCGCATCGGCCGCACAGGCGGCCTGA
- a CDS encoding phenol hydroxylase, translated as MTIELKTVDIKPLRHTFAHVAQNIGGDKTATRYQEGMMGAQPQANFHYRPTWDPDHEIFDASRSAIRMANWYALKDPRQFYYASWATTRARQQDAMESNFEFVESRRMIGLMPDDVAAHALDVLVPLRHAAWGANMNNAQICALGYGTAFTAPAMFHAMDNLGVAQYLTRVALAMAEPDVLDTAKASWTNDAAWQPLRRYVEDTLVVTDPVELFIAQNLALDGMLYPLVYDRFVDERIALAGGSAVAMLTAFMPEWHAESNRWIDAVVKTMAAESDDNRALLARWTRDWSARADAALAPVAARALRDAGRAALDEVREQFHARVAKLGLAL; from the coding sequence GTGACCATCGAGCTGAAGACAGTCGACATCAAGCCGCTCCGGCACACCTTCGCGCATGTCGCGCAGAACATCGGCGGCGACAAGACGGCGACGCGCTACCAGGAAGGCATGATGGGCGCGCAGCCCCAGGCGAACTTCCATTACCGGCCGACCTGGGATCCGGACCACGAGATCTTCGATGCGTCGCGCTCGGCGATCCGGATGGCGAACTGGTACGCGTTGAAGGATCCGCGCCAGTTCTACTACGCGTCGTGGGCGACGACGCGGGCTCGCCAGCAGGACGCGATGGAGTCGAACTTCGAGTTCGTCGAATCGCGCCGGATGATCGGCCTGATGCCAGACGACGTGGCCGCGCACGCACTCGACGTACTGGTGCCGCTGCGCCATGCCGCGTGGGGCGCGAACATGAACAACGCGCAGATCTGCGCGCTCGGATACGGCACGGCGTTCACGGCGCCCGCGATGTTTCATGCGATGGACAACCTCGGCGTCGCGCAGTACCTGACGCGCGTCGCGCTCGCGATGGCCGAACCCGACGTGCTCGATACGGCCAAGGCGAGCTGGACGAACGACGCCGCATGGCAGCCGCTGCGCCGCTACGTCGAGGACACGCTGGTCGTGACCGACCCCGTCGAGCTGTTCATCGCGCAGAACCTGGCGCTCGACGGCATGCTGTATCCGCTCGTCTACGACCGCTTCGTCGACGAACGTATCGCGCTCGCGGGCGGCTCGGCGGTCGCGATGCTCACCGCGTTCATGCCGGAATGGCACGCCGAGTCGAACCGCTGGATCGACGCGGTGGTGAAGACCATGGCCGCCGAATCCGACGACAACCGCGCGTTGCTCGCCCGCTGGACCCGCGACTGGTCCGCACGGGCCGACGCGGCGCTCGCACCGGTCGCGGCGCGTGCGCTGCGGGACGCAGGCCGCGCGGCGCTCGACGAAGTGCGCGAGCAGTTTCATGCACGCGTCGCAAAGCTCGGCCTCGCGCTCTGA
- a CDS encoding 2-hydroxymuconic semialdehyde dehydrogenase — protein sequence MYDTEPIAATRGPAGGQPDPRLVRNFIDGGYRASERWFDKRSPLDNALIARVAEASRADVDAAVQAARAALAGPWGDLTVAQRVELLYAVADGITRRFDDFLAAEVADTGKPVSLASHIDIPRGAANFKVFADVVKNVPGETFEMATPDGAGALNYAIRRPVGVVGVICPWNLPLLLMTWKVGPALACGNTVVVKPSEETPQTAALLGEVMNAAGVPHGVYNVVHGFGPGSAGEFLTTHPGVNAITFTGETRTGAAIMKAAADGARPVSLEMGGKNAAIVFADCDFDAAVEGTLRSCFANAGQVCLGTERVYVERPLFERFVAALKAGAERLRPGRPEAESTGLGPLISQEHRDKVLSYYRKAAELGATVVTGGGVPDMPEDLRGGAWVQPTIWTGLGDDSPIAREEIFGPCTLVMPFDSEAEVIDRANANAYGLSTAIWTTNLSRAHRVAASIDVGIAWVNSWFLRDLRTAFGGAKQSGIGREGGVHSLEFYTELRNVCIKL from the coding sequence ATGTACGACACCGAACCCATCGCCGCGACGCGCGGCCCCGCCGGCGGGCAGCCGGACCCGCGGCTCGTCCGCAACTTCATCGACGGCGGCTATCGCGCGAGCGAACGCTGGTTCGACAAGCGCTCGCCGCTCGACAACGCGCTGATCGCGCGCGTGGCCGAAGCGAGCCGCGCGGATGTCGACGCGGCCGTGCAGGCCGCACGGGCGGCGCTGGCCGGCCCGTGGGGCGACCTGACGGTCGCGCAGCGCGTCGAGCTCCTGTATGCGGTGGCCGACGGCATCACGCGCCGCTTCGACGATTTCCTCGCAGCGGAAGTGGCCGACACCGGCAAGCCGGTGAGCCTCGCGAGCCATATCGACATCCCGCGCGGCGCGGCGAACTTCAAGGTGTTCGCCGACGTGGTGAAGAACGTGCCCGGCGAAACCTTCGAGATGGCGACGCCGGACGGCGCGGGCGCGCTCAACTACGCGATCCGCCGGCCGGTCGGCGTGGTCGGTGTGATCTGCCCGTGGAACCTGCCGCTGCTGCTGATGACGTGGAAGGTCGGGCCCGCGCTCGCCTGCGGCAACACGGTGGTCGTGAAACCGTCGGAGGAGACGCCGCAGACGGCCGCGCTGCTCGGCGAAGTCATGAACGCGGCGGGCGTGCCGCATGGCGTCTACAACGTCGTGCACGGCTTCGGGCCGGGTTCGGCCGGCGAATTCCTGACGACGCACCCGGGCGTGAACGCGATCACGTTCACCGGCGAGACGCGCACCGGCGCGGCGATCATGAAGGCGGCCGCCGACGGTGCGCGGCCCGTCAGCCTCGAGATGGGCGGCAAGAACGCGGCGATCGTGTTCGCCGATTGCGATTTCGACGCGGCTGTCGAAGGCACGTTGCGCTCGTGCTTCGCGAACGCGGGGCAGGTTTGCCTCGGCACCGAGCGCGTGTATGTCGAGCGTCCGCTGTTCGAGCGTTTCGTCGCCGCGCTGAAGGCCGGTGCCGAACGCCTGCGGCCCGGCCGTCCGGAAGCGGAGTCGACCGGTCTCGGCCCGCTCATCAGCCAGGAGCATCGCGACAAGGTGCTGTCGTATTACCGCAAGGCGGCCGAACTCGGCGCGACGGTCGTGACGGGCGGCGGCGTGCCCGACATGCCCGAGGACCTGCGCGGCGGCGCGTGGGTGCAGCCGACGATCTGGACCGGCCTCGGCGACGATTCGCCGATCGCGCGCGAAGAGATCTTCGGGCCGTGCACGCTGGTGATGCCGTTCGACTCCGAAGCCGAGGTGATCGACCGCGCGAACGCGAACGCGTACGGGCTGTCGACGGCGATCTGGACGACCAACCTGTCGCGTGCGCACCGCGTCGCGGCATCGATCGACGTCGGCATCGCGTGGGTCAATTCATGGTTCCTGCGTGACCTGCGTACCGCGTTCGGCGGCGCGAAGCAATCGGGCATCGGTCGCGAGGGCGGCGTGCATTCGCTCGAGTTCTACACGGAGCTGCGCAATGTGTGCATCAAGCTCTGA
- a CDS encoding MmoB/DmpM family protein, which yields MSNVFIAFQANEDSRSIVDAIVADNPRAVVVESPGMVKIDAPDRLTIRRETIEELTGARFDLQQLQVNLITLSGHLDEDDDQFTLSWSH from the coding sequence ATGTCGAACGTATTCATCGCCTTTCAGGCCAATGAGGACTCCAGATCGATCGTCGACGCGATCGTCGCCGACAACCCGCGCGCGGTGGTGGTCGAGTCGCCGGGGATGGTCAAGATCGATGCGCCGGACCGGCTGACGATCCGTCGCGAAACGATCGAGGAACTGACCGGCGCGCGCTTCGACCTGCAGCAACTGCAGGTGAACCTGATCACGCTGTCCGGCCACCTCGACGAGGACGACGACCAGTTCACGCTGAGCTGGTCGCACTGA
- a CDS encoding phenol hydroxylase subunit P4 has product MAVIALKPYDFPVKDAVGKFPAPLLYVCWENHLMFPAPFCLPLPPDMPFGALADRVLPPVYGYHPDFAKIDWNRVEWFRSGEPWAPDAAKSLADNGLGHKDLISFRTPGLDGLGGASF; this is encoded by the coding sequence ATGGCCGTCATCGCGCTCAAACCCTACGACTTCCCGGTGAAGGATGCGGTCGGGAAGTTTCCGGCGCCGCTGCTTTACGTGTGCTGGGAAAACCACCTGATGTTTCCGGCGCCGTTCTGCCTGCCGCTGCCGCCCGACATGCCGTTCGGCGCGCTCGCCGACAGGGTGCTGCCGCCGGTCTACGGCTATCACCCGGATTTCGCGAAGATCGACTGGAACCGCGTCGAGTGGTTTCGCTCCGGCGAGCCGTGGGCGCCGGATGCGGCGAAGAGCCTGGCCGACAACGGACTCGGGCACAAGGACCTGATCAGCTTCCGCACGCCGGGCCTCGACGGCCTTGGCGGCGCGAGCTTCTGA
- the dmpE gene encoding 2-oxopent-4-enoate hydratase: MDSTLITTLGDRLYDAMTSREPIAPLTSQHEDLSVDDAYRIQQRFVQRRLDAGETVIGKKIGVTSKAVMDMLGVYQPDFGYLLSGMVYGEGECIALDTLIQPKAEGEIAFVLKRDLLGPGVTNAMVLAATECVMPCFEIVDSRIRDWKIRIGDTVADNASCGVFVLGDRAVSTRSVDLSTCGMVLEKNGDVIGTGAGAAALGSPVNAVAWLANTLGRLGIPLKAGEVILSGALAAMAPAARGDNFRVSIGGIGACSVRFA, from the coding sequence ATGGACTCCACGTTGATTACCACGCTGGGCGACCGGCTGTACGACGCGATGACCTCGCGCGAGCCCATCGCGCCGCTGACGTCGCAGCACGAGGACCTGTCGGTCGACGACGCGTACCGGATCCAGCAGCGCTTCGTGCAGCGCCGCCTGGATGCCGGCGAAACCGTCATCGGCAAGAAGATCGGCGTCACGTCGAAGGCGGTGATGGACATGCTCGGCGTCTACCAGCCCGACTTCGGTTACCTGCTGTCGGGCATGGTGTACGGCGAGGGCGAGTGCATCGCGCTCGATACGCTGATCCAGCCGAAGGCCGAAGGCGAGATCGCGTTCGTGCTGAAGCGCGACCTGCTCGGCCCGGGCGTGACGAACGCGATGGTGCTCGCCGCCACCGAATGCGTGATGCCGTGCTTCGAGATCGTCGACTCGCGCATCCGCGACTGGAAGATTCGCATCGGCGACACGGTGGCCGACAACGCGTCGTGCGGCGTGTTCGTGCTCGGCGACCGGGCGGTGAGCACGCGCAGCGTCGATCTGTCGACGTGCGGGATGGTGCTCGAGAAGAACGGCGACGTGATCGGCACCGGCGCCGGCGCGGCCGCGCTCGGCTCGCCGGTGAACGCGGTCGCATGGCTCGCCAATACGCTCGGCCGCCTCGGCATTCCGCTGAAGGCGGGCGAAGTGATCCTGTCCGGCGCGCTCGCCGCTATGGCGCCCGCGGCGCGCGGCGACAACTTTCGTGTGTCGATTGGCGGGATCGGCGCGTGTTCGGTGCGGTTCGCGTAA
- a CDS encoding GlcG/HbpS family heme-binding protein, with protein MDRNDTNRSIDTRTIDWPAAARAAHAAADAAERLGVRVNVAVVDAAGLLAAFVRMPGAPLHSIDIAIDKAYTAASFGLATDAWHVALASHSDAVRQGLVLRPRFVAFGGGLPIVEGGALIGGIGVSGGSEAQDAQCAHAGLDAAGFGGP; from the coding sequence ATGGATCGAAACGACACGAACCGGAGCATCGACACGCGCACGATCGACTGGCCGGCCGCGGCGCGTGCGGCGCACGCTGCGGCCGACGCCGCCGAACGGCTCGGCGTGCGCGTGAACGTCGCGGTCGTCGATGCGGCCGGGCTGCTCGCGGCATTCGTGCGCATGCCCGGCGCACCGCTGCATTCGATCGATATCGCGATCGACAAGGCGTACACGGCCGCGAGCTTCGGCCTGGCCACCGACGCATGGCACGTCGCGCTGGCATCGCACTCGGATGCGGTGCGGCAGGGCCTCGTGCTGCGGCCGCGCTTCGTCGCGTTCGGCGGCGGGCTGCCGATCGTCGAGGGCGGCGCGTTGATCGGCGGCATCGGCGTATCGGGTGGCAGCGAGGCGCAGGACGCGCAATGCGCGCACGCGGGGCTCGACGCGGCCGGCTTCGGCGGGCCATGA
- a CDS encoding 2Fe-2S iron-sulfur cluster-binding protein yields the protein MDAGRVCGTVTIAQTDERYACVSGESLLAGMAKLGRRGIPVGCLNGGCGVCKVRVLRGAVRKLGPISRAHVSAEEEYDGYALACRVVPDGDVELEVAGRLKKPFFCGAARAGAPAIDK from the coding sequence ATGGACGCGGGCCGCGTATGCGGGACGGTCACGATCGCGCAGACCGACGAGCGCTATGCGTGCGTGTCCGGCGAATCGTTGCTGGCCGGCATGGCGAAGCTCGGCCGGCGCGGCATTCCGGTCGGCTGCCTGAACGGCGGGTGCGGCGTATGCAAGGTGCGCGTGCTGCGCGGCGCGGTACGCAAGCTCGGACCGATCAGCCGCGCACACGTCAGCGCGGAGGAAGAGTACGACGGCTATGCGCTCGCATGCCGTGTGGTGCCGGACGGCGACGTCGAACTCGAAGTGGCGGGCCGGCTGAAAAAGCCGTTCTTCTGCGGCGCGGCCCGTGCCGGCGCGCCGGCGATCGACAAGTAA
- a CDS encoding catechol 2,3-dioxygenase: MGVMRIGHVSLKVMDMEAALRHYVRVLGMQETMRDAAGNVYLKCWDEWDKYSLILSPSDQAGLKHAAYKVEHDADLDALQQRIEAYGIATEMLPEGALPAVGRQLRFLLPSGHELRLFAKKALVGTAVGSLNPDPWPDDVPGSAVHWLDHCLLMCELNPETGVNRVEENTRFMAECLDFHLAEQVMVGPGNTIQAATWMFRSTTPHDIAFVGGPSNGLHHIAFFLDDWADVLKSADVMAKNKVKIDVAPTRHGITRGTTIYFFDPSGNRNETFAGLGYLAQPDRPVTTWTEEELGRGIFFHSGELNEAFTTVYT, translated from the coding sequence ATGGGTGTGATGCGTATTGGTCATGTCAGTCTGAAGGTGATGGACATGGAAGCGGCGTTGCGTCATTACGTGCGCGTGCTCGGCATGCAGGAGACGATGCGCGACGCGGCGGGCAACGTTTATCTGAAATGCTGGGACGAGTGGGACAAGTATTCGCTGATCCTGTCGCCGTCCGACCAGGCGGGGCTCAAGCACGCCGCATACAAGGTCGAGCACGATGCCGATCTGGACGCGTTGCAGCAGCGTATCGAGGCATACGGGATCGCAACCGAGATGCTGCCCGAGGGTGCGCTGCCGGCGGTCGGCCGTCAATTGCGGTTCCTGCTGCCGAGCGGGCACGAGTTGCGGCTGTTCGCGAAGAAGGCGCTGGTGGGCACCGCGGTCGGCTCGCTGAACCCCGATCCGTGGCCCGACGACGTTCCGGGCTCGGCCGTGCACTGGCTCGACCACTGCCTGCTGATGTGCGAACTGAACCCCGAAACCGGCGTGAACCGTGTCGAGGAGAACACGCGCTTCATGGCCGAGTGTCTCGACTTCCATCTGGCGGAACAGGTGATGGTCGGCCCCGGCAACACGATCCAGGCCGCGACGTGGATGTTCCGCAGCACGACGCCGCACGACATCGCGTTCGTCGGCGGCCCGAGCAACGGCCTGCATCACATCGCGTTCTTCCTCGACGACTGGGCCGACGTGCTGAAGTCGGCCGACGTGATGGCGAAGAACAAGGTGAAGATCGACGTCGCGCCGACGCGCCACGGCATCACGCGCGGCACCACCATCTATTTCTTCGATCCGAGCGGCAACCGCAACGAGACCTTCGCAGGGCTCGGCTACCTCGCGCAACCCGACCGCCCGGTCACGACGTGGACCGAGGAGGAGCTCGGGCGCGGGATCTTCTTCCACTCCGGCGAGCTGAACGAAGCGTTCACGACCGTCTACACCTGA
- a CDS encoding phenol hydroxylase subunit, with protein MPPDMASGVVAVGRFPFWLTAIVDREFELRVRAFPELSRFFRCVAGRGTDAALKSGMEATPIMNQHPTDLSPLDPGRKCVRVTGTNVRGFVEFEFSLGGAPDLFVELTLSPAAFDAFCREQQVTRLDVEANP; from the coding sequence GTGCCGCCGGATATGGCTTCAGGCGTGGTCGCAGTCGGGCGGTTTCCGTTCTGGTTAACCGCCATTGTGGATCGCGAATTTGAACTTCGCGTCAGGGCTTTCCCTGAATTATCGAGATTTTTTCGGTGTGTGGCCGGACGTGGCACGGATGCTGCATTGAAGTCCGGCATGGAGGCGACACCGATCATGAATCAGCATCCGACCGATCTTTCCCCGCTCGATCCCGGCCGCAAGTGTGTTCGCGTGACCGGCACGAACGTGCGCGGTTTCGTCGAATTCGAGTTTTCGCTCGGCGGCGCGCCGGATCTGTTCGTCGAGCTGACGTTGTCTCCTGCCGCCTTCGACGCGTTCTGCCGCGAACAGCAGGTCACGCGGCTCGACGTCGAAGCGAACCCATGA
- a CDS encoding aromatic/alkene/methane monooxygenase hydroxylase/oxygenase subunit alpha yields the protein MDTPTLKKKLGLKDRYAAMTRGLGWETTYQPMEKVFPYDRYEGIKIHDWDKWVDPFRLTMDAYWKYQGEKEKKLYAVIDAFTQNNAFLGVTDARYINALKLFLQGVTPLEYLAHRGFAHVGRHFTGEGARIACQMQSIDELRHYQTETHAMSTYNKFFNGFHHSNHWFDRVWYLSVPKSFFEDAYSAGPFEFLTAVSFSFEYVLTNLLFVPFMSGAAYNGDMSTVTFGFSAQSDESRHMTLGIECIKFMLEQDPDNVPIVQRWIDKWFWRGYRLLTLVAMMMDYMQPKRVMSWRESWEMYAEQNGGALFKDLARYGIREPKGWQDACEGKDHISHQAWSTFYGFNAASAFHTWVPTEDEMAWLSAKYPDSFDRYYRPRFDYWGEQAKAGNRFYMKTLPMLCQTCQIPMLFTEPGNPTKIGARESNYLGNKFHFCSDHCKEIFDHEPQKYVQAWLPVHQIHQGNCFPADADPSAEGFDPLAAVLDYYEVQMGRDNLDFDGSEDQKNFAAWRGQATRN from the coding sequence ATGGACACGCCAACGCTCAAGAAAAAGCTCGGCCTGAAGGACCGCTACGCGGCGATGACGCGCGGCCTCGGCTGGGAGACGACCTATCAGCCGATGGAGAAGGTCTTCCCGTACGACCGTTACGAAGGCATCAAGATCCACGACTGGGACAAGTGGGTCGACCCATTCCGCCTGACGATGGATGCGTACTGGAAATACCAGGGCGAGAAGGAGAAGAAGCTGTACGCGGTGATCGACGCGTTCACGCAGAACAACGCGTTCCTCGGCGTGACCGACGCGCGCTACATCAATGCGCTGAAGCTGTTCCTCCAGGGCGTGACGCCGCTCGAATATCTCGCGCATCGCGGCTTCGCGCACGTCGGCCGGCACTTCACCGGCGAGGGCGCGCGCATTGCATGCCAGATGCAGTCGATCGACGAGCTGCGGCACTACCAGACCGAAACGCACGCGATGTCGACGTACAACAAGTTCTTCAACGGCTTCCATCATTCGAACCACTGGTTCGACCGCGTCTGGTACCTGTCGGTGCCGAAGTCGTTCTTCGAGGACGCATATTCCGCGGGGCCGTTCGAGTTCCTGACCGCGGTCAGCTTCTCGTTCGAATACGTGCTGACGAACCTGCTGTTCGTGCCGTTCATGTCGGGCGCCGCGTACAACGGTGACATGTCGACGGTCACGTTCGGCTTTTCCGCGCAGTCGGACGAATCGCGGCATATGACGCTCGGCATCGAGTGCATCAAGTTCATGCTCGAGCAGGACCCGGACAACGTGCCGATCGTGCAGCGCTGGATCGACAAGTGGTTCTGGCGCGGCTATCGGCTGCTCACGCTGGTCGCGATGATGATGGACTACATGCAGCCGAAGCGCGTGATGAGCTGGCGCGAGTCCTGGGAGATGTACGCGGAGCAGAACGGCGGCGCGCTGTTCAAGGATCTCGCGCGCTACGGCATTCGCGAGCCGAAGGGCTGGCAGGACGCGTGCGAAGGCAAGGACCACATCAGCCACCAGGCATGGTCGACGTTCTACGGCTTCAACGCGGCCTCGGCATTCCACACCTGGGTGCCGACCGAAGACGAGATGGCGTGGCTGTCAGCGAAGTATCCCGATTCGTTCGACCGCTACTACCGCCCGCGCTTCGACTATTGGGGCGAGCAGGCAAAGGCCGGCAACCGCTTCTACATGAAGACGCTGCCGATGCTGTGCCAGACCTGCCAGATCCCGATGCTGTTCACCGAGCCCGGCAACCCGACGAAGATCGGCGCGCGCGAGTCGAATTACCTCGGCAACAAGTTCCATTTCTGCAGCGATCACTGCAAGGAAATCTTCGACCACGAGCCGCAGAAATACGTGCAGGCGTGGCTTCCCGTGCACCAGATCCATCAGGGCAACTGCTTCCCGGCCGATGCGGACCCGAGCGCCGAAGGTTTCGATCCGCTCGCCGCGGTGCTCGATTACTACGAAGTGCAGATGGGCCGCGACAACCTCGATTTCGACGGTTCGGAAGACCAGAAGAATTTCGCGGCCTGGCGCGGGCAGGCCACGCGCAACTGA